One Eptesicus fuscus isolate TK198812 chromosome 11, DD_ASM_mEF_20220401, whole genome shotgun sequence genomic region harbors:
- the LOC103289419 gene encoding PC-esterase domain-containing protein 1B-like: MAHLRSCEVRQLLHNKFVVVMGDSVQRAVYKDLVVLLQKDCLLSTSQLKAKGELTFEGDVLLEGGRWGRMHNGTHYREVRQYRSAHHLLRFYFLTRVFSPYAVEALEELREGQHAPDVVVINSCLWDLSRYGPDFRRGYREDLESLFGLLGQVLPESCLLVWNTAMPVAEVVSGGFLLPEQQLRGAHLRLDVMEANFYSSVEAGRHGFDVLDLHFHFRHAGQHRQRDGVHWDQRAHRHLSQLLLAHVADAWGVDLPRRCPVGRWLRDGPGGGGGNAGPAGGRQHHRESRGEAGQQALARSSFVRTPRRPSAIAQPRPLFPSYGQSSFAPSHHSLQPRPFYNSLSTLQVEYTFETNSRMGLEHRLGPVRRVSIQPQSRGSPPYPPQHLSRPRRQRRRHIQGQGLESQTEH; encoded by the coding sequence aTGGCCCACCTGCGCTCCTGCGAAGTCCGGCAGCTGCTGCACAACAAGTTCGTGGTGGTCATGGGGGACTCGGTGCAGAGGGCGGTGTACAAGGACCTGGTGGTCCTGCTGCAGAAGGACTGCCTGCTGTCCACCAGCCAGCTGAAGGCGAAGGGTGAGCTGACTTTCGAGGGGGACGTCTTGCTGGAGGGCGGCCGCTGGGGCCGCATGCACAATGGCACCCACTACCGCGAGGTGCGCCAGTACCGCTCGGCCCACCACCTGCTGCGCTTCTACTTCCTCACCCGCGTGTTCTCGCCCTACGCCGTGGAGGCCCTGGAAGAGCTGCGCGAGGGCCAGCACGCCCCGGACGTGGTCGTCATCAACTCCTGcctctgggacctctcgaggtaCGGCCCCGACTTCCGGAGAGGCTACCGCGAGGACCTGGAGAGCCTGTTCGGGCTCCTGGGCCAGGTGCTGCCCGAGTCCTGCCTGCTGGTGTGGAACACGGCCATGCCCGTGGCCGAGGTGGTCTCGGGCGGCTTCCTGCTGCCGGAGCAGCAGCTCCGGGGCGCCCACCTGCGGCTGGACGTGATGGAGGCCAACTTCTACAGCTCCGTGGAGGCCGGCAGGCACGGCTTCGACGTGCTCGACCTCCATTTCCACTTCCGCCACGCGGGGCAGCACCGGCAGCGGGACGGCGTGCACTGGGACCAGCGCGCGCACCGCCACCTCTCGCAGCTGCTGCTGGCGCACGTGGCCGACGCCTGGGGCGTGGACCTGCCGCGCCGCTGCCCCGTGGGCCGCTGGCTCAGGGAcgggcccggcggcggcggcgggaatGCAGGCCCGGCGGGAGGGAGGCAGCACCACCGGGagagcagaggggaggcaggCCAACAGGCCTTGGCCAGGTCCTCCTTCGTACGCACCCCACGACGCCCTTCGGCCATTGCCCAGCCTCGACCTCTGTTCCCTTCCTACGGCCAGAGCAGCTTCGCGCCCTCCCACCATTCTCTCCAGCCCCGGCCGTTCTACAACAGTCTTTCAACGCTCCAAGTGGAATACACGTTCGAAACCAACTCGAGGATGGGCCTGGAGCACCGTCTGGGTCCCGTCCGCAGGGTTTCCATCCAGCCCCAGAGCAGGGGGtcccctccttaccctccccagCACCTCAGCAGGCCGCGCAGACAGCGGCGAAGGCACATCCAGGGGCAAGGCCTGGAGAGCCAGACGGAGCACTAG